The Corynebacterium camporealensis genome contains a region encoding:
- a CDS encoding cell division protein SepF yields MSFIDKTKDFFGLGPAELEADDAYYNDEPRYATNGSSAYEPRPSRSYEPAPVEHEFAPTIVAISLTSFNDAAKVGEPFREGDAVVFELTDADRTNAKRFVDFAAGLCFGLEGRMLNLTKGMNTDRKVFAIVPKRADINTSELERAAGLR; encoded by the coding sequence ATGTCATTCATTGATAAGACGAAGGACTTTTTCGGTCTGGGTCCAGCCGAGCTGGAAGCCGACGACGCCTACTACAACGATGAGCCGCGCTACGCCACCAACGGCTCTTCTGCTTACGAGCCACGCCCGAGCCGCTCCTACGAGCCAGCTCCGGTGGAGCACGAGTTTGCACCGACCATCGTTGCTATTTCCCTGACTTCTTTCAATGATGCAGCCAAGGTCGGCGAGCCTTTCCGCGAGGGCGACGCCGTCGTCTTCGAGCTGACCGATGCTGACCGCACCAACGCCAAGCGCTTCGTCGACTTCGCAGCCGGCCTGTGCTTCGGCCTGGAAGGGCGCATGCTCAACCTGACCAAGGGTATGAACACCGACCGCAAGGTCTTCGCCATCGTCCCGAAGCGCGCCGACATCAACACCTCCGAGCTGGAGCGTGCCGCAGGGCTGCGCTAG
- the mraY gene encoding phospho-N-acetylmuramoyl-pentapeptide-transferase has protein sequence MTQIIVSGVVSFLVAIFTTPMLIRYFSSVGKGQEIREDGPKSHLRKRGTPTMGGLSILLGITVAYIVVGIYGTIAGTGGFSASGLLVLGLTLGLGGLGFADDFIKLFKARNLGLNKTAKLLGQLALALAFALLVLQFPDEDGLTPASTNLSFIRDLETFDIAVGGAVIGTIIFLIFMYLLIAAWSNAVNLTDGLDGLAAGTTAFVMGAYTLITFWQFRNSCQPGDFVAGCYEVRDPLDLSVLAAAGLGGCLGFLWWNAAPAKIFMGDTGSLALGGLVAGLSVTTRTELLMIIIGAIFVMETVSVVIQIVVFRSTGKRFFRMAPIHHHFENGGWPETAVVVRFWLLAGMAAIAGVALFYGDWLVQSGIGI, from the coding sequence GTGACTCAGATTATTGTTTCCGGAGTCGTGAGTTTCCTCGTCGCTATCTTCACGACCCCGATGCTCATCCGCTACTTCTCCAGCGTGGGCAAGGGACAGGAAATCCGCGAGGACGGTCCGAAGTCGCACCTGCGTAAGCGGGGTACCCCGACGATGGGCGGGTTGTCGATCCTGCTGGGTATCACGGTGGCCTACATCGTGGTGGGCATCTACGGAACCATTGCCGGCACCGGCGGCTTTTCCGCTTCCGGCCTGTTGGTCCTCGGCCTGACTCTGGGCCTGGGTGGTCTGGGCTTTGCCGATGACTTCATCAAGCTGTTTAAGGCACGCAACCTCGGTCTGAACAAGACCGCGAAGCTGCTGGGGCAGCTGGCCCTCGCACTGGCGTTTGCTCTGCTGGTGCTGCAGTTCCCGGACGAAGATGGTCTGACTCCGGCGTCGACCAACCTGTCGTTTATTCGTGATCTGGAGACCTTCGACATCGCTGTCGGCGGTGCGGTCATCGGTACGATTATCTTCCTAATTTTCATGTACCTGCTGATCGCCGCCTGGTCGAACGCGGTCAACCTCACCGACGGCCTGGATGGCCTGGCTGCAGGTACTACCGCATTCGTTATGGGTGCTTACACCCTGATTACCTTCTGGCAGTTCCGTAACTCCTGCCAGCCGGGTGACTTCGTCGCTGGCTGCTACGAGGTCCGCGACCCGCTCGACTTGTCCGTGCTGGCCGCTGCTGGTCTGGGCGGCTGCCTGGGCTTCCTGTGGTGGAATGCCGCACCGGCGAAAATCTTCATGGGCGATACCGGCTCCCTCGCACTCGGCGGTCTGGTGGCCGGTCTGTCGGTGACGACCCGCACTGAGCTGCTGATGATCATCATCGGTGCCATCTTCGTGATGGAAACCGTCTCTGTCGTTATTCAGATTGTCGTCTTCCGCAGCACCGGCAAGCGCTTCTTCCGCATGGCGCCAATTCACCACCACTTCGAAAATGGCGGCTGGCCAGAAACCGCCGTCGTCGTGCGCTTCTGGCTGCTGGCCGGCATGGCCGCTATCGCTGGTGTTGCACTCTTCTACGGTGACTGGCTCGTCCAGTCAGGTATTGGAATTTAA
- the murD gene encoding UDP-N-acetylmuramoyl-L-alanine--D-glutamate ligase, whose product MTSQNLPSQLRRGAVLVAGAGVSGLGAARVLAELGVPVTVADDNAAALDKVREATGEKATCISVAEAQQKAADWGLVVTSPGWRPDAPLLTTAQDAGVEVIGDVELAYLLDRAEVFGKPRTWLVVTGTNGKTTATGMLAAIMDADSARSGKRAQAVGNIGISLYDALSATPRIDILVAELSSFQLHWSEELTPDVGAVLNLAEDHIDWHGSFDAYAADKAKALSGENAVIGLGDEHVREIAQKLRDEGTLAKNTYGFSAEAPKDGEVGVLEGQLVAEGIGKQGSVDLASAEGIQPVGLAGVLDAAAAATVALVAGAAPESIAEGLAAYTVSGHRGAVVHSANGIDFIDNSKATNPHAADAALRGVDSVVWVAGGQLKGAEVDDLVRAHAPKLRAVVLLGIDRQLLADALAQHAPHVPVTVIDSTDPQEAMDAAVAAAVQHAVAGDTVLLAPAAASLDMYTGMAQRGDMFAAAAKNVQVR is encoded by the coding sequence ATGACCTCCCAGAATCTTCCCTCGCAACTTCGCCGCGGCGCAGTACTAGTCGCCGGTGCAGGTGTCTCCGGCCTCGGTGCCGCGCGCGTGCTGGCAGAACTGGGAGTACCGGTCACCGTCGCCGACGACAACGCGGCAGCACTCGACAAGGTCCGCGAAGCAACAGGGGAGAAGGCTACCTGCATCTCGGTTGCCGAGGCACAGCAGAAGGCCGCCGACTGGGGCCTGGTTGTGACCTCGCCCGGCTGGCGCCCCGACGCACCGTTGCTGACTACGGCGCAGGACGCAGGCGTCGAAGTTATCGGCGACGTCGAGTTGGCCTACCTGCTCGACCGCGCTGAGGTCTTCGGTAAGCCACGTACCTGGTTGGTGGTCACCGGCACCAACGGCAAGACCACGGCGACTGGCATGCTCGCGGCCATCATGGACGCCGATTCGGCCCGGTCCGGCAAGCGCGCCCAGGCAGTGGGCAATATTGGTATCTCGCTTTACGATGCCCTGTCCGCCACCCCACGCATCGACATCCTGGTCGCAGAACTATCCTCCTTCCAATTGCACTGGTCGGAAGAGCTGACTCCAGATGTCGGCGCGGTGCTGAACCTGGCCGAAGACCACATTGACTGGCACGGCAGCTTTGATGCTTATGCCGCGGACAAAGCTAAAGCTTTGTCCGGTGAGAATGCGGTGATTGGGCTGGGCGACGAACACGTCCGAGAGATTGCACAGAAGCTCCGCGACGAGGGAACCCTCGCCAAAAACACCTATGGCTTTAGCGCCGAGGCGCCCAAGGACGGCGAAGTCGGTGTCTTGGAAGGCCAGTTGGTGGCTGAGGGCATCGGCAAGCAAGGCTCTGTTGACCTAGCTAGTGCTGAAGGAATTCAGCCAGTCGGGCTGGCAGGCGTGCTGGATGCGGCAGCCGCGGCGACGGTTGCGTTGGTAGCTGGAGCGGCACCGGAATCGATTGCTGAAGGACTGGCGGCCTATACGGTGTCGGGCCATCGCGGTGCAGTGGTGCACAGCGCTAACGGCATTGACTTTATTGACAATTCCAAGGCCACGAACCCGCATGCTGCTGATGCGGCGCTGCGCGGTGTCGATAGCGTCGTGTGGGTGGCCGGTGGTCAGCTCAAGGGCGCGGAGGTCGACGATCTGGTGCGTGCCCATGCGCCGAAGTTGCGTGCGGTGGTGCTGTTGGGCATCGATAGGCAGCTGCTTGCCGATGCCCTTGCCCAGCACGCCCCGCATGTTCCTGTCACGGTGATTGATAGCACTGACCCGCAGGAAGCGATGGATGCGGCTGTGGCTGCGGCGGTGCAACACGCCGTGGCTGGCGATACCGTGCTTTTGGCCCCGGCTGCGGCATCGTTGGATATGTATACCGGAATGGCACAGCGTGGCGACATGTTCGCTGCGGCTGCTAAGAACGTGCAAGTGCGCTGA
- a CDS encoding YggS family pyridoxal phosphate-dependent enzyme, translated as MGRKEELQAGLEKTRAKIAELCEKAGRETEPQLLPVTKFHPAEDIALLAELGVTDVAENREQEARAKAEELPELNFHMIGQIQTKKANHVARWASSVHSVDSEKLARALDRGVGLAQEREQRSTELPVFIQVSHDSDSARGGVGWDEVNELVDIVEELEHLQLQGFMVVPPLDADPEPVFAQVRELCDDTSKRLGRDLKLSAGMSADLEAAIVSGTDIVRVGTGIMGPRPVG; from the coding sequence ATGGGGCGCAAAGAAGAACTGCAAGCAGGTTTGGAAAAGACCCGCGCCAAGATTGCGGAATTGTGTGAAAAGGCCGGACGTGAGACCGAACCACAGCTGCTGCCGGTGACCAAGTTCCACCCAGCAGAAGACATCGCGTTGCTGGCAGAACTCGGCGTAACCGACGTAGCCGAGAACCGCGAACAAGAAGCACGCGCGAAAGCTGAGGAACTGCCGGAGCTGAACTTCCACATGATTGGCCAGATTCAAACCAAAAAGGCCAACCATGTCGCACGCTGGGCAAGTAGTGTGCACTCCGTTGACTCGGAGAAACTCGCCCGCGCCCTAGACCGCGGTGTGGGCCTGGCCCAAGAACGCGAGCAGCGCAGCACCGAATTGCCGGTGTTTATTCAGGTCTCCCACGACTCTGATTCCGCACGCGGTGGTGTCGGCTGGGACGAGGTCAATGAACTCGTCGACATCGTCGAAGAACTAGAGCACCTCCAACTCCAGGGCTTCATGGTTGTCCCACCGTTGGATGCCGACCCAGAACCAGTGTTTGCGCAGGTCCGCGAGCTCTGCGACGACACTTCGAAGAGGCTTGGCAGAGATCTGAAACTCTCTGCAGGAATGAGTGCAGATCTAGAAGCAGCGATTGTTTCGGGCACGGATATTGTGCGTGTCGGAACCGGGATTATGGGACCCCGGCCAGTAGGTTGA
- the ftsZ gene encoding cell division protein FtsZ, with amino-acid sequence MISTSNNLADIKVVGVGGGGVNAVNRMIEEGLKGVQFVAINTDSQALIFSDADTKLEIGRDATRGLGAGANPEVGKASAEDNKTEIEDALQGADMVFVTAGEGGGTGTGAAPVVASIAKKMGALTVGVVTRPFKFEGARRTRQAMAGIEELREVCDTLIVIPNDRLMQLGGEELSIVEAFRAADEILHNGVQGITNLITIPGMINVDFADVRSVMADAGSALMGIGFSRGDNRALAAAEQAINSPLLESSMEGAKGVLLSIAGGSDLGLHEVNAAASMVEERADEDANIIFGTIIDDTLGDEVRVTIIATGFDPQANMTNGQQQGGNQGQQQAQQQEERKPGSLFDNRDREPSTPTPAPAQPVQQEQQRQPEREEDYTPRHSYRDEHRAGENSGGGLFTNSDRFQREERNDDYRLSRPSDRRDGDGDDDLDVPSFMR; translated from the coding sequence ATGATTTCTACTAGCAACAATCTCGCGGACATCAAGGTCGTGGGCGTCGGCGGTGGCGGCGTCAACGCCGTTAACCGCATGATCGAAGAGGGCCTGAAGGGCGTTCAGTTCGTCGCTATCAACACTGACTCCCAGGCGCTGATTTTCTCCGATGCTGACACCAAGCTGGAGATTGGTCGCGACGCCACCCGTGGTCTGGGTGCCGGCGCCAACCCGGAGGTCGGCAAGGCCTCCGCAGAAGACAACAAGACTGAAATCGAAGATGCACTGCAGGGTGCCGACATGGTCTTCGTGACCGCTGGCGAGGGCGGCGGCACCGGTACTGGTGCGGCTCCGGTGGTCGCATCCATCGCCAAGAAGATGGGTGCACTGACCGTCGGTGTTGTTACCCGTCCGTTCAAGTTTGAGGGCGCACGTCGTACCCGCCAGGCTATGGCCGGTATCGAGGAACTGCGTGAGGTCTGCGATACCCTCATCGTCATTCCGAACGACCGCCTGATGCAGCTCGGTGGCGAGGAACTGTCCATCGTTGAAGCTTTCCGCGCAGCCGATGAAATCCTCCACAACGGTGTTCAGGGTATTACCAACCTGATCACCATCCCGGGCATGATCAACGTCGACTTTGCTGACGTTCGCTCCGTCATGGCAGACGCTGGTTCTGCACTGATGGGCATTGGCTTCTCCCGGGGCGATAACCGCGCCCTGGCTGCTGCCGAGCAGGCTATTAACTCCCCGCTGCTCGAATCCAGCATGGAAGGAGCCAAGGGCGTGCTGCTGTCTATCGCTGGTGGCTCCGACCTGGGGCTGCACGAGGTCAACGCCGCTGCCTCCATGGTCGAGGAGCGCGCTGACGAAGACGCCAACATCATCTTCGGCACCATCATCGACGACACCCTGGGTGATGAGGTCCGCGTGACCATCATTGCTACCGGCTTCGACCCGCAGGCAAACATGACCAACGGTCAGCAGCAGGGCGGCAACCAGGGCCAGCAGCAGGCGCAGCAGCAGGAAGAGCGTAAGCCAGGCTCCCTGTTCGACAACCGCGACCGCGAGCCGTCCACCCCGACTCCGGCACCGGCACAGCCAGTCCAGCAGGAGCAGCAGCGTCAGCCAGAGCGCGAGGAAGACTACACCCCGCGCCACTCCTACCGCGATGAGCACCGCGCTGGCGAGAACTCCGGTGGCGGCCTGTTCACCAACTCTGACCGCTTCCAGCGCGAGGAGCGCAACGACGATTACCGCCTGTCCCGTCCTTCTGATCGTCGCGATGGCGACGGCGACGACGACCTCGACGTGCCCTCCTTCATGCGTTAA
- the murC gene encoding UDP-N-acetylmuramate--L-alanine ligase, translating into MNAAQSYDLSRVHMVGIGGAGMSGLARILVARGSTVTGSDVKESTPVEVLRAMGAHIAIGHAAENLQQAGEAPTVVVTSFAAIPQDNPELAAAREQDIPVIRRSDLLAELMAGKQQILLAGTHGKTSTTSMTVAALQQAGVDPSFAIGGQLNRAGTNAHHGTGPAFVAEADESDASLLRYSPDIAVLTNAEPDHLDYFGSAEAYFKVFADFADRITPETGYLVVCLEDEHAAEIGAEAAQRGVQVLGYGSHEHTDIPVAAQLLGEEISGENTSVRVRLALPGQDAQEISYELQIPGHHMVLNSLAALLAGALSGADVDELAAGLSDFNGVRRRFEYRGAVEINGGPAVRVYDDYAHHPTEVSAVLRAAQDKAAAEGKGARVIACFQPHLYSRTMEFDKEFAQALSLADAAVVLDIYGAREQPVEGITSRIITDKMPEDMPVRFEPDFSAAPSTVVELVKPGDIVLTIGAGSVTMLAAEILDELRA; encoded by the coding sequence ATGAACGCTGCACAATCCTATGACCTGTCCCGAGTCCACATGGTGGGCATTGGTGGCGCTGGCATGTCGGGTCTCGCGCGTATTCTGGTCGCGCGCGGAAGCACGGTGACTGGCTCGGATGTGAAGGAATCCACCCCGGTGGAGGTCCTGCGTGCCATGGGTGCGCACATCGCGATTGGGCATGCCGCGGAGAACCTACAGCAGGCTGGCGAGGCACCGACTGTCGTGGTGACGTCCTTTGCGGCGATTCCGCAGGATAACCCGGAGTTGGCCGCTGCGCGTGAGCAGGATATTCCGGTGATTCGTCGCTCGGACCTGCTGGCTGAACTCATGGCGGGCAAGCAGCAGATTCTGCTGGCTGGAACTCACGGTAAGACCTCGACGACTTCGATGACGGTGGCTGCCCTGCAGCAGGCCGGTGTGGATCCGTCCTTTGCGATTGGTGGCCAGCTCAACCGTGCGGGCACGAATGCGCATCACGGCACCGGCCCGGCCTTTGTGGCTGAAGCTGACGAGTCGGATGCGTCCTTGCTGCGCTATAGCCCGGATATTGCGGTGCTGACCAACGCCGAGCCAGATCACTTGGATTACTTCGGCAGTGCGGAGGCCTACTTTAAGGTCTTTGCGGATTTTGCTGACCGCATTACACCGGAGACTGGTTACCTGGTGGTGTGCTTGGAAGATGAGCATGCTGCAGAAATTGGTGCTGAGGCGGCTCAGCGCGGAGTGCAGGTGTTGGGCTACGGCAGCCATGAGCACACCGATATTCCAGTCGCAGCGCAGCTACTGGGCGAGGAAATCTCTGGGGAGAACACTTCGGTGCGCGTGCGTTTGGCCCTGCCGGGGCAGGATGCGCAGGAGATTTCCTATGAGCTGCAGATCCCAGGCCACCACATGGTGCTCAACTCGCTGGCGGCGTTGCTGGCGGGTGCTTTGAGCGGTGCGGATGTCGACGAACTGGCTGCGGGCCTGAGCGATTTCAACGGCGTGCGCCGTCGTTTTGAGTACCGCGGTGCCGTGGAGATCAACGGTGGTCCGGCGGTGCGTGTCTACGACGACTACGCCCACCACCCAACTGAGGTCAGCGCGGTGCTGCGAGCGGCACAGGATAAGGCTGCCGCAGAGGGCAAGGGTGCGCGCGTGATTGCGTGCTTCCAGCCGCACCTGTACTCCCGCACCATGGAGTTCGACAAGGAGTTTGCGCAGGCGCTCTCGCTTGCCGATGCCGCCGTGGTCCTCGACATCTACGGTGCTCGTGAGCAACCAGTCGAAGGCATTACCTCGCGGATTATTACCGACAAGATGCCAGAGGACATGCCAGTGCGCTTTGAGCCGGACTTCTCTGCGGCACCAAGCACTGTCGTGGAGCTGGTCAAACCCGGCGATATTGTGCTGACCATTGGCGCTGGCTCGGTGACGATGCTGGCCGCTGAAATCCTCGACGAGCTAAGGGCTTAA
- the murG gene encoding undecaprenyldiphospho-muramoylpentapeptide beta-N-acetylglucosaminyltransferase, producing MNSTPISVVIAGGGTAGHIEPALAVGEALRNRHAAQVIALGTPKGLESDIIPARGVELKLITPVPVPRKINLDLFKLPFRILKSVRESRKVIKEAKADVVFGTGGYVAASAYLAARSLGVPYYVLETNALAGMANKLGVRMGGIGLNAQQDSGMPGDVVGIPVRPGLGEDPDGTVAAKAKEKWGLGDRPTILVTGGSQGAASINAAVAGGIDKLCEKYQVLHAYGKKNAAPEAHEHYVPLPYIDDMASALAVADLVICRSGAMTVAEVSAAGVPAIYVPLPHGNGEQALNSREVVKHGAAVQVADGDFDSQRLLDEVDGILGNTERYQDMSIAAQHSPAGDVAERLADRIAKRIKEAEEK from the coding sequence ATGAATTCGACCCCCATTTCTGTCGTCATCGCAGGTGGCGGCACCGCCGGACATATTGAACCCGCACTCGCAGTAGGCGAGGCACTGCGCAATCGTCATGCTGCGCAGGTCATCGCCCTAGGCACCCCGAAGGGCTTAGAAAGCGATATCATCCCGGCCCGCGGGGTGGAGCTGAAACTTATTACTCCGGTTCCAGTACCGCGCAAGATTAATCTGGATTTGTTTAAGCTGCCTTTTCGCATCTTGAAGTCGGTGCGCGAGAGCCGCAAGGTCATCAAGGAGGCCAAGGCCGATGTCGTCTTCGGTACCGGTGGCTATGTGGCAGCCTCTGCATACTTGGCAGCCCGCTCGCTGGGAGTGCCTTATTACGTACTGGAAACCAACGCGCTGGCTGGCATGGCCAACAAGTTGGGCGTGCGCATGGGCGGTATTGGTCTGAATGCCCAGCAGGATTCCGGTATGCCCGGCGACGTCGTGGGTATTCCGGTGCGTCCCGGTTTGGGTGAAGACCCGGATGGAACCGTAGCGGCCAAGGCCAAGGAAAAGTGGGGACTGGGTGACCGCCCGACCATTTTGGTCACTGGTGGATCCCAGGGTGCGGCAAGTATTAATGCGGCGGTTGCTGGGGGCATCGATAAGCTCTGCGAAAAATACCAGGTACTGCATGCCTACGGTAAGAAGAATGCTGCCCCGGAAGCCCACGAGCACTACGTGCCGCTGCCATACATTGATGACATGGCATCGGCGCTGGCGGTCGCTGACTTGGTGATTTGCCGTTCGGGTGCGATGACCGTGGCAGAAGTCAGTGCCGCGGGCGTGCCGGCGATTTATGTGCCGCTGCCGCATGGCAACGGTGAGCAGGCGCTGAACTCCCGGGAAGTGGTCAAGCATGGCGCGGCCGTGCAGGTAGCCGACGGTGATTTTGATTCCCAGCGTCTGCTGGACGAAGTCGACGGCATTCTGGGCAATACTGAGCGTTACCAAGATATGAGCATTGCCGCGCAGCATAGCCCGGCTGGTGATGTGGCCGAGCGTTTGGCAGACCGCATCGCAAAGCGCATTAAAGAGGCAGAGGAGAAGTAA
- a CDS encoding cell division protein FtsQ/DivIB, with protein sequence MPGSKKLWISIIGVILGIAVVAVAVVWATPVFKVNQFDVRGNQHLAVEEVEEMTGVELESNLVRVDVHDAATGVAQHPWVASATVSRSLPNTLVVELQEREAVAFRKDRDGDHLIDASGNEFVIDTPPEDSVELTGDLESGSEEMADAVEAVAALPPEIRAQVRELEVEGKDALNFHLNDDRTVFWGSSNEDNENKALAFETVLKMEGQHWNISNPDLVTSR encoded by the coding sequence GTGCCAGGGTCGAAGAAGCTATGGATCTCCATCATCGGTGTCATCCTCGGTATCGCAGTCGTTGCTGTGGCCGTGGTGTGGGCAACGCCTGTCTTTAAGGTCAACCAGTTCGACGTACGCGGTAACCAGCACTTGGCGGTCGAAGAAGTCGAAGAGATGACCGGCGTGGAGCTGGAGAGCAACCTCGTGCGCGTCGATGTGCATGACGCCGCCACTGGGGTAGCGCAGCACCCGTGGGTGGCCTCGGCAACGGTGTCGCGTTCGCTGCCCAACACTCTCGTGGTGGAGCTGCAGGAGCGCGAAGCAGTGGCCTTCCGTAAGGACCGCGATGGTGATCACCTCATCGATGCTTCCGGCAATGAGTTCGTCATTGACACTCCGCCAGAAGACTCGGTGGAGCTGACTGGTGATCTGGAATCTGGTTCGGAAGAAATGGCCGATGCCGTCGAAGCCGTGGCTGCGTTGCCGCCGGAGATTCGTGCCCAAGTCCGCGAGCTCGAAGTCGAGGGCAAAGACGCGTTGAACTTCCATCTCAACGATGACCGCACGGTCTTTTGGGGAAGTTCCAATGAGGACAATGAGAACAAAGCATTGGCCTTCGAAACGGTGCTGAAAATGGAAGGCCAGCACTGGAATATCAGCAACCCAGACCTGGTGACTTCGCGGTAA
- the pgeF gene encoding peptidoglycan editing factor PgeF has protein sequence MPVNEETHSAAPNVRNRPVRMVFTTRAGGVSAAPYNGFNLAEHVGDDPEAVAKNRQRLLDAVGLEHIVWMEQLHTNTVTVVEDPSDEPIEATDALVTTTKRLALGVLVADCTPVLLAEPEAGVAAAVHAGRRGARNGIVVKTIEKMQELGAEPARIQALLGPAASGRNYEVPEQMAADVDKHLPGAKTRTAKGTCGIDVRQGLVRQLLSLGVTAIEADPRCTIEDEDFFSYRREGTTGRQAGVIWLEGKET, from the coding sequence ATGCCAGTAAACGAGGAAACCCACTCCGCCGCACCTAACGTGCGCAACCGCCCCGTCCGCATGGTGTTTACCACCCGTGCGGGCGGGGTTTCTGCTGCTCCCTACAACGGATTCAACCTCGCTGAACACGTCGGCGATGATCCAGAAGCAGTCGCTAAGAATCGCCAGCGTCTGCTCGACGCCGTGGGACTAGAGCACATCGTATGGATGGAACAACTGCACACCAACACCGTCACGGTGGTAGAGGACCCCAGCGATGAACCCATTGAAGCGACCGACGCGCTGGTGACCACGACCAAGCGTCTGGCACTGGGCGTGTTAGTCGCTGACTGCACCCCGGTATTACTTGCTGAGCCGGAAGCAGGCGTTGCTGCCGCCGTACACGCTGGCCGCCGGGGTGCCCGCAACGGCATCGTGGTCAAGACCATCGAAAAGATGCAGGAACTCGGCGCTGAGCCGGCACGCATTCAGGCCTTGTTAGGTCCTGCTGCCTCGGGGCGTAATTATGAGGTGCCGGAGCAGATGGCTGCGGACGTCGATAAGCATTTGCCTGGTGCCAAAACCCGCACGGCGAAAGGCACCTGTGGCATTGACGTGCGCCAGGGCCTCGTTCGGCAGCTGCTGTCCCTGGGTGTGACGGCGATTGAGGCTGACCCGCGTTGCACGATTGAAGATGAAGACTTTTTCTCCTACCGCCGGGAGGGGACAACCGGGCGGCAAGCAGGAGTGATTTGGCTGGAAGGGAAGGAAACCTAG
- a CDS encoding FtsW/RodA/SpoVE family cell cycle protein: protein MTATKPSSDKKKNSSVRENLKTIRGIAGLDYFALRTIIFSLIGIGVVMAFSASMATSLTETGGVWQEAIRQCIMVGAGLFLFWVMLKISPHSLRKLVPWLLLASVILLILVLIPGIGAGRDEVGSQSWILIGPLSIQPSELARVSVGLYGATALADKQHKSFRISDPFMMYSLVAGAMFLLIVAQGDLGMAMSFALVVVITLIFAGVNWRVPAVVAVLAALGLVAVFVGGGFRSHRFHTYFDALRGNIEDTQGTGFQAYQGFLSLADGGATGVGLGQSRAKWFYLPEAKNDFVFAIVGEELGLWGGALVILLFAALGYFGLRTARNAQNQFQALLAATLSFGVVTQAFFNIGYVVGLLPVTGIQLPMISAGGTAAIITIASMGILCNVARHEPENISAMQNYGRPFMDRILGIGEPTATAAPKQTGKHSAPAGARTATRSGQNRGYDRERRFGQPVTGRRPVTERNAATESRGERTSSRRSSAAGAGRGESRDPSRRAGGPRRAPRPDYRAGGRSGSGAARSQRRRGER, encoded by the coding sequence ATGACTGCGACTAAGCCCTCTTCAGATAAGAAGAAGAACTCCAGCGTGCGCGAAAACCTCAAGACCATTCGGGGTATCGCGGGACTGGATTACTTTGCCCTGCGCACGATTATTTTCTCGCTGATTGGTATCGGCGTGGTCATGGCGTTTTCGGCGTCCATGGCGACCTCGCTGACTGAAACCGGTGGCGTATGGCAGGAAGCCATCCGCCAGTGCATCATGGTCGGCGCAGGTTTGTTCCTGTTCTGGGTGATGCTCAAGATTTCGCCGCACTCGCTGCGCAAACTTGTGCCGTGGTTGCTGTTGGCATCAGTGATCTTGCTGATTTTGGTGCTGATTCCAGGCATCGGTGCGGGTCGCGATGAGGTCGGCTCGCAGTCCTGGATCCTCATTGGCCCGCTGTCAATTCAGCCATCAGAGCTCGCCCGCGTGTCCGTGGGTTTGTACGGTGCGACGGCGCTGGCGGATAAGCAGCACAAGTCTTTCCGGATTAGCGATCCGTTCATGATGTACTCGCTGGTCGCGGGTGCGATGTTCCTGCTCATCGTCGCTCAGGGCGACTTGGGCATGGCGATGTCGTTCGCACTGGTTGTGGTCATCACCTTGATTTTCGCGGGCGTGAACTGGCGCGTGCCAGCAGTCGTTGCGGTCTTGGCGGCACTCGGCCTGGTCGCAGTCTTTGTTGGCGGCGGCTTCCGTTCGCACCGCTTCCACACCTACTTTGATGCCCTGCGCGGCAACATCGAAGACACCCAGGGCACCGGCTTCCAGGCCTACCAGGGCTTCTTATCGCTTGCCGATGGCGGCGCCACCGGCGTTGGTCTCGGCCAGTCGCGTGCGAAGTGGTTCTACCTGCCGGAGGCGAAAAACGACTTCGTCTTCGCCATCGTCGGTGAGGAGCTCGGCCTGTGGGGCGGCGCATTGGTCATCCTGCTGTTCGCAGCGCTCGGCTACTTCGGTCTGCGTACCGCACGCAACGCCCAGAACCAATTCCAGGCCCTGCTGGCTGCCACCCTGTCCTTTGGTGTTGTCACCCAGGCCTTCTTCAACATCGGCTACGTCGTCGGCCTGCTGCCGGTGACTGGTATTCAGCTGCCGATGATTTCCGCCGGTGGTACCGCAGCGATTATCACGATTGCCTCGATGGGTATCCTGTGTAACGTCGCCCGCCACGAACCAGAAAACATCTCCGCCATGCAGAACTACGGCCGCCCGTTCATGGACCGCATCCTGGGCATCGGCGAGCCGACTGCCACCGCCGCACCAAAGCAGACCGGCAAGCACTCCGCCCCAGCCGGCGCACGTACCGCCACCCGCAGCGGCCAGAACCGCGGCTACGACCGCGAGCGACGCTTCGGCCAGCCGGTTACCGGTCGACGACCGGTAACCGAACGAAACGCGGCCACCGAAAGTAGGGGAGAGCGCACGTCGTCGAGGCGTAGCTCTGCAGCTGGTGCTGGACGCGGGGAAAGCCGAGACCCTTCGCGACGCGCGGGTGGACCACGTCGTGCACCGCGTCCGGATTACCGTGCGGGAGGCCGTAGCGGATCGGGTGCAGCGCGTTCGCAGCGCAGGCGCGGCGAGCGCTAG